The stretch of DNA CGAACGGACTGGTTTCCCGTCCTGTGGCGGCGCGGGTAGCCGGTCACATGCCATTCGATTGAGTTGCGCACGCCCAAAGTCGCAACTGTCCCGCAACTATCCCGCACGGTGGTCGAACGGATGCCGAAACATCAACTTTGGATGCGTCATGCACTGACGCAGGCGCGTCTGGCTCTGGAATTGAACGAAGTGCCGGTCGGTGCCGTTGTTGTCCATGCTGGTGAGATTGTGGGTGAGGGTTACAACCGCACAATCATTGATCGCGATCCAAGTGCGCATGCTGAAATTGTAGCGTTGCGTGCCGCGTCGGCTCGGATGGGCAATCATCGCCTGCCTGCAAGCACGATGTATGTGACACTGGAACCGTGTGCGATGTGTGCCGGCGCGGTGGTCCAGGCGAGACTGTCGGCATTGGTCTACGGCGCAAGCGATCCGAAATCGGGTGCCGCCGGTTCAGTGATGGATGTGTTGCGTCATCGGGCATTGAATCATCAATGCGAGGTGATGGGAGGCGTCTTGCATGATGAATGTTCGGAACTGATTCAGCAATTTTTTCAAGTGCGCAGGATCGGCCCTGAGTGCTGAACTGAATGTGGGTTGTGTGGGAATCGCAATAGTCAACATCTTATAATACGAGTCGCCCACCATGTTGGATCGGGATTTGGAGAGGTACCGAAGTGGCCATAACGGCGCGGACTCGAAATCCGTTGGGGGCGCAAGCTCCACGTGGGTTCGAATCCCACCCTCTCCGCCAGATTCAGCACCCGTTTGTTTTCGCCTGATCGTGCCGATCCGCCTGGTCGGAAAGCGGACTATTGTGACATCCGTTCCTGTGCCTCAAGTATCTCTTCCGGCCAGGTACTTTTGATATAGGAGATCACCGCGAGGATTTCCTCGTCGGTGAGAATCTTCTCATACGCTGGCATATCAGTGATGTATTCGGGGCCTGCGAAAATCCTCACCCCGAACTTTGTCAGCTTGAACAGGATTTCATCTGAGTGATGCCAGGTATGACCGGAGGGATCGTGCGGCGGTGCGGGCAGTGCGCCACTTGCCTTGCGCTTCGTCCAGTCGGGCTCGCCTTCAAGATTGGCACCGTGGCAAACAGCACAATGCTGGACATAAACCTGGCTCCCGAGCTTTACGGCTGCACGGTCTGTATGATCGGCGTGAAATTGCTGCTGTGCGAAGACTGCGACAGTCCCGCCGACAAAAATGATGGCAATCACAACTGCACGGGTGAGCCTTGCGCCACCAAGCGAGGCGATAATCTGTATTCGGTTGCGCATTTTCGTTGCTGGATATTGCGGTCAATTTGGTCGTGAAGGCGTTTCTTATTATACGTAGCGCCACAGCCAATTACAGTACGACAAGCACGACAGCATATCGTGCGGTCTTGCCAGCGCCGATGAGTATTGCCGACAAAAGCCAATTGATTCTCAGCCATCCAGCTGCAACACACAACCCGTCACCGATCACAGGAACCCAGGACAGGAGCAGCAATGGCGGACCATATCGGGATATGCCCGCAATCGCTTTGCTGGCGCTTGCTGAAGTGAACCGGCGTTTAGGAAATATCCGCCCTAGAAGATAACTGGTCATTCCGCCCAGGGTATTTCCTGCCGAAGCGACAGCCAGCAGGGTCCAAAAACCGTATTCGGCCAGTGAGTCGAGATAAACAAGTATTGCCTCGGAACCTCCTGGAAGGACAGTCGCGGACAGCAGGGCACTGAGGAACAGTCCGCCTAGTTCCATTGCTGAGAAACAATACGCAACCCGGGCATTGCCGGGGAAATCGTGTGCGGAATCGATGCTGGATTTAAATCGTCCATATTGATGACTCGCCGGCCAGCGGACCCGCCCTCGGTATCGGCCTGGATTATGGATTCAACTGCCGCAGATTCAGACATGGTGCCAGGATCGCATCCGATAAAGTCGTCAACAGCACAAACTGCGAACGGATTTTGTGGCGGAGAGGGAGGGATTCGAACCCTCGGTACGCTATTCACGCACACACGCTTTCCAGGCGTGCACCTTCGGCCGCTCGGTCACCTCTCCAAATGCATGCAGCAGGAAATTGTGGTGTCTATAGTGGAGCCACCGACTGCTTCCCATGCCCGAACCCAATTGACCCGGCAGATTATAGCCTGACGGTCGTGCGATCGGTTGGGCTGAAAAAGGGGCTTGGTAAATGATTGCAGGCACGCAGAACAGGAGAAAGTCTCGAGTGACCGCGGTTACCTGGAACGCGGATTGACTCAATCGATGAACTCACGCAAGCGGTTATGGGTTTCGGGGTCCAGAAACCCCCGGACTGTCGCCTCGGTTTCCAG from Acidiferrobacterales bacterium encodes:
- a CDS encoding cytochrome c, coding for MRNRIQIIASLGGARLTRAVVIAIIFVGGTVAVFAQQQFHADHTDRAAVKLGSQVYVQHCAVCHGANLEGEPDWTKRKASGALPAPPHDPSGHTWHHSDEILFKLTKFGVRIFAGPEYITDMPAYEKILTDEEILAVISYIKSTWPEEILEAQERMSQ
- a CDS encoding DedA family protein: MELGGLFLSALLSATVLPGGSEAILVYLDSLAEYGFWTLLAVASAGNTLGGMTSYLLGRIFPKRRFTSASASKAIAGISRYGPPLLLLSWVPVIGDGLCVAAGWLRINWLLSAILIGAGKTARYAVVLVVL
- the tadA gene encoding tRNA adenosine(34) deaminase TadA, translating into MPKHQLWMRHALTQARLALELNEVPVGAVVVHAGEIVGEGYNRTIIDRDPSAHAEIVALRAASARMGNHRLPASTMYVTLEPCAMCAGAVVQARLSALVYGASDPKSGAAGSVMDVLRHRALNHQCEVMGGVLHDECSELIQQFFQVRRIGPEC